The Raphanus sativus cultivar WK10039 chromosome 6, ASM80110v3, whole genome shotgun sequence sequence GCGAAAGTGTCCTGACTAAAAGGGTACGGAAGTGTCATGACTGAAAATGTGCAAAAGGGTCGTAAAGAAAAGACTGCAAACAGTCATGAATGAAAGCGTACAAACAGATCTTAACCGAAATAATGTGAAATGGATCTTGATTAAAAGAGTGCGAATGGATCTTGACCATGACAAAAAGAGTGCAAATGATTGTGCTGTAAGATTGCAAATGGTCGTGACCGAAACATTGCGAGTGGATACTGAAACATTGTGAGTGGATCGTGACCGAAAAGATGCAAACAGAACGTGACCAAAAGTGCAAATAGTCGTGACCGAAAGGTTGTGAATGGATTGTTTTCGTAAAAGTGCAAATAGTCGTGACCGAAAGGTTGTGAATGGATTGTTTTCGTAAAAGTGCAAATAGATCGTAGCCAAAAAGGATATAAACGGATCATAACCGAAAGAGTGTGAACGGATCGTAACCGAAAGAGTATGAATGGGTCGTGACTAAAAGGATGCGAATAAGTCGTAACCAAAAAGGTGTCAATAGATCATGATTGAAGAGGCAAGAATGGATCGTTGCTGAAAATATGTGAACGAGATATCATCAAGAAATGTTAAAAGTCAACCATGGTTGATATAAGAGCATGACCTTTTATGACCAACATAAATGATCTATTTAgatcaaaattatattgttgtcttaatattttttttttatttatctgttTTTTACGCATCTGAAAACATTGATCCCAATTTCAATTCTCATCCTTTATTTCATAGTCCGTTTGCATATTTTCGGTTCTGACACATTCATACACTTTTGGTAACGACAGAACCGACTTGAATCACATCATATTTGTATCTCTTAGTTTACAAGGTCTTTATACCTCTTCTATTTATTATAAGtttctgatttaaaaaaatgtttaaaatagatcttttatttattacaaagtgatataatttaaaaatttagagtAACTTacctaaattaataaaagatgtatattttattgGTATTGACGTATTTGGATTTTAGTTGTaattcaaaactataaaaatatgcacttataatattttctataaataaatataaacatatatatatataatatattctaagTTTTCATgtgaatttttttgaaaattaaattaatttttatatgaaatataaattataaaatggtatttatttataaaaaatgagtCACGTCGGATTCTGCCTAGACTATTTACCTAATCTTTATAAGGCTCCGAATGGTGACTACGGATTGAGCGGTGCAGGACAAGCGTTTTAACTGCGGTGTGGTTTTAACAGTTATAAAAACGTataaatatatggtatatataaaagtGTTGGTTACTGTTAACTGCGGTGCAGGGCGTGATGCCATTTCCATTCGAAGCCAAATACTATTACACTAGAGTAATAATGGTAAATTTGAGCTTTTGTTTAAAGTTCGGTACTGAAAATACAAACGAGTATATGACAAAagaaatagatatatattaaactacaatatttgtaaaataaggACGACATGCGACATTTTTCCCATATCAATGTCGTTGGTTGAAAGCTTTTTTCTCATATAGGTAAATGCAAAGTGCATTTAACTCAAAAACGACactgaaattttaataatttacagGCGTATAGTCAAATCTTCGCCAATTAAAGAgcatataaatattgttagatAAGTTGTTCAACGTCACGACCACGGTGTCTTAAAATGTAACAATTGACTTCGAATTCCTATAAACGTCGCACGTgcagttttaatttttgtttttcaaagttTGGATTCTACATGAAGCTAATGATCCATGTACCATAATTTGATCTCTGTAAATTACGAAAGGGTCCTTTTCATTTTGTAATTTAGTCTAACATACATTATGGGGCAACGTTGGTTATTCAATGGATCTGAGACGGGTGTGGGCTCGTGCTGCGTCATTTGGATATTCAATGCATGCATTCTATTTGACAATGAAAAAATAATGCATGCATCTATAGGAAAAAGAGGATGTTAACTGTTAAGGAACATGATGATATTCTTTGTTAGTGAACTTTTGTTTTGGACTCAACTAGAaacaaatgaaattaaaaaacaagCTCATTGAACATTACATATCATCGTAATGAAACTGATAGTTTATAATAGAGTGGTGGAACAGATAAATGTAgtactttttaattaatagcATATACTTTGTTCCTTAATCTCGTATTCTTAACGTCATAGCTAGAAGCCTAGCTAGTACCGTTGAGATAAAGACGCATGGCGACATCTTACGTGCGAAGACACGACCGACACAAATCCACGTGGACCCCGTAGGTTAGACCTATAGGCCGTCTCATCGTACGGCCTCCGGTAGAATTTCAGGTACGGTGCAAACGCCTCACGTGATGACTTCTCACCTCCGACAACATTTTTATCCCCGCGAAAAAACATCACCGGAGACTGAAAGAAAGACGGACGTGGTGTTTTCGGGTACGTCTTCTCGGGCAACGGCGTCGAGGGAAACACACTCTTTCTGCATGCGGCTGGTCTCGCGTCTATTAAGCCACGCGACGCCGGAGACGCGAAAGATAACGACCGTGCGCTGATCGGAGAAACTTTAGAGGCTGCGGTGGAGGCAGCGGCGTTAAGAGGAGACGTGTTGGTGAAGGAAAGGTACCACGGCTTTAAGGAGTTATGAGATACGGTGAAGGCGAATCTTGAAGAAGCTGAACCATTCGTGGCCGTTGATTTAATCGACGATGCATTGAAACGTAGGGAGGCAGATCTAGAACATGATGATGATGCTAATGCAACGTGGCGGATATCTAACGGCTCGTCGTAGTCCAGCGACGAGATCACAGTCGTGAGCGTTGATAGCTCCACGAAAGGACGTACACCCTGTCAATTAAGTACATATTTTGAGTTATCCATGTAGTTACAGTCgggataattattaaaatttgagaagatttttttcttttttttttgaaactaaagaagattattattattttttttttttttgatcgaaagAAGATTATTATTTACCTTCCAAATGTAAGAGAAAAAAGAGGGAGGATCGATGATAAAGGCCTTGTAAAGTCGGCATGGGTAATTATCTGCAATAATCTTTAGGGTCGCTAAAAGCAGATTTGCTAAGGCAGACGATGATCTGAAAAAGCCTATTTTTGTAGGCAttatcatcaaaaaaaaaagcaaagagaATATTAATCAAGTGGCACCAGTAACTAATTGTACAATCAG is a genomic window containing:
- the LOC108809922 gene encoding phosphatidylinositol/phosphatidylcholine transfer protein SFH2; this encodes MGKRDEKVEAVLHLLWKQSPLTLKQEKFCNKECVERFLKGKGDNVKKAAKQLLSCLSWRQDIEIERLGVEEFSTELSDGLAYIVGHDGDSRPVIIFRFKNDYQKLRTQKQFSRLVAFTMETAISTMSRNAERSVVILFDASFFRSSSALANLLLATLKIIADNYPCRLYKAFIIDPPSFFSYIWKGVRPFVELSTLTTVISSLDYDEPLDIRHVALASSSCSRSASLRFNASSIKSTATNGSASSRFAFTVSHNSLKPWYLSFTNTSPLNAAASTAASKVSPISARSLSFASPASRGLIDARPAACRKSVFPSTPLPEKTYPKTPRPSFFQSPVMFFRGDKNVVGGEKSSREAFAPYLKFYRRPYDETAYRSNLRGPRGFVSVVSSHVRCRHASLSQRY